CAGAATACTTGTGAGAAATTGAACTGATTCAGGACCTTTAAAACAATTCATTGTCGGTAATTAAATCTTGCCTTATAGTTTGATAGTATGTTCTTAAATTTTGGACATTGTTTCTTCCGCCATACATAACCTAGCTAGCATGTCTTGTAATTGGAAGTAATTTTCTCCACCCATAACTTTGGATTTACATATCTAAAGAAAACACAGTTTTTAATATCAATGAAATCAACCTTTTCTTTTGTAATATTCAATGGTAATTTACAACAGAACAAACTATAGACACAAAGAAtgaaaatataataacaaaCCTATAAAGTGTAACAAAAAAACTCTATCCTTTGGATAGCTACCTATGAAATCCGCAGCAAAGAGAAATACTATGATTGTATGAACTAGCTAGCCTAAAGAATATGCAactttacaaaataaaaaagaaaaatcactgCTCTTATCTATGTTGTTGCTGATCTGAGATAGGAAGCATTTCTATTTGTCCATTTTCAGCAACTCTTTGATATTGTTTAATCTTTTCAGCTTCTCTTGAAATTTGAATATCACTAggaaaataatattcataaataaattttacaaccAAACGTGGAAGTAATGCTGCTATCACAATTCCTAGCAACAATGCCCAAAACAATCCACTGCTTGAAACATGAAAGAAAGCCCTGCATATCAAAGTTGTCGAGATGCAAATATTAGTCTCCATATGAACAAGCAATGTACAATCGTAAAGGTTTTGTTCGAATAGCAATGCCAGTTCAAAAGATGTGAAAAATACAAATAATGATAGCACGGTATTTGGTAACAAAGTTCGGTCAATTTTGTAAAGGTTTCGACTTGGAGGGTTGGAAGTTCGGGAGACAAAGCCGTCCTTAGTAGGGTTTAATAATCTGGATCGTAGTATTTATACTAAGCTTGTATTATGTAATAGTAACAAAGTAATTAACAATTGCATAATAGAAACTACAACTGCCACTCTACTATATGAGACGTAGGCACAATTGGCCGAACTTTGTAATCAATCAATGTGTTCTCATGCATTTATTTATCGGTTTACTTTAAAATAGGATTTGCTATTCTAACAAAGTAAGAGATAAAAGATAGTGCAAACATACCAGTAACCAGGAAGTTGAGGTATAGCATCAATGATCATGACAGAAATGAAAGTTGCAACAATAGATCCCCAAATGACAGCATGAGTAACCCAATACCATCTAACAACATCCATAGCCAAATGTAAATTGACCAAAATAACCGTCGCAATAGTCCAAAGATCTCCTATACTTGCTACATCAATAGTACTTTTCCAATATGCAAAGAGTGGAGGCCAAAAGATAACCATACTTTGCCACAAAGTATCAGCCATTGTTAGCAGAAACAATTTCTTGTTGTAGGCTTCATCTCTTTGGCCAGCACTATAAAGTTGTGGAAACTTTAGGAGAGTGCTTCTACCAAGATCTTTGTCAAGAATTCCAACAATAATAGTTGGTAGTGCACTGTAGATTATTGAATATAATGTCGAACTCCATTCATTTATAGCAGTTGTCAAAGTGAAGGCGGTGTAGAGCACATACctaaaaagtaaacaaaaacGTATTATTAACATGTCAAAATCTAGAGGAGTACGATAAAAGTATTGTCATAGACACCTGACACAATACTGACACTCACACGTAGAAACtggtaataatttaagaaaataaaagtgattaaATGTAATGACATGTGTTAGTGTCGGACACCAGACACACTTTCGTtaagaaatatatatacatatgataTAACATTTGTTGGATTGTAACTTACCAAAATAGGACAAGAACAAGGACAGCATTTCTGTAGAAATTGTATAGTATCATGTAACCAAGTCTTTGGTAATTCCAGTGACCATGTATCAATAAGAGAGGAACTAAAAACCTAAACTGTCCCATTGCAAAATCGGACGACATTACAGCTTGTCTACCCTCTTGTCCACTGATACCAACTCCAACATCAGCCATTTGAATCATTGACACATCATTAGCACCTGCAACAATTGCATATACATCAGTATATTTTCCTCGAAAATACGAACATAAACTTACATGGACTAAAACGAAAAAAGTAGATATATTAGAGGGACGAATCAGAAGCTGAAACAAGTGAAGAACTCATACCATCTCCAATGGCTAGTGTCATGTCAGATGTCCTATTCTTCACAAGGGAAACAATACCAGCCTTTTGCAATGGAGCAACTCGACAACAAAGAACAACAGAACACAAACTTGCAAGTTGAAATAGCTGAATCAACACAAGTAACCAAAATCAGTAAGTTGAAAGATTcgataaaagaaataatttcaCCAAGATATAATGAAACTAACCTCTTCTTCATGTTCACTATCAAGAATGTGTACAAGGCTTCCACCATCAATAATCAAAGCTATCTGATTTGCAACTGCTCCATCATTGTTGCCAACACCAAAGGTAGACATAAGTTTTCTGGACCTTTCAAGAGCATCTTTGAGATTTTTTCTACATGAAACTctattattactattaataataaccTGAGTCATGTTTCTTGTTAAAAGTTTTGACGAGAATCCGATAGATATAGCAGTTTCTTGCTTGTCACCAGTCAAAACCCAAACTTTAATCCCTGCTGCTCTTAGAGACTCAATAGCTTCCGGCACACCTTGTTGAAGTTTATCTTCAATAGCAGAAGCTCCTAGAATGCAAACATTGCTTTCAACATTGTTTGAAATCTTTTTGAGCAGTGCAGCCCTACCGAATACCGCAGTGCTTGCTGCTTCATAGGCTGCATGCCATTCCTCAAACTCTGAAGTGTTGAGCTCTTTCATTCCGATAACAAGTGTTCTTAAACCAAGGGATGAATATGAGTGAAGATGAGTTTCTGTGGATTTTATTAAGTCCATGTTGTATGATTTGTCTATTACATTAAACATGGTTGTGTCTGCTCCTTTGACAAAGAGTTTTACTGAGCTGTCGGGGTAGCCTAATATAACCGACATCCTTTTTCTATCACTGTCAAATTCATGTAAACCCAAGACATTGAACCTGcaatgttcataaattcataatgaTAAGATTCATTAGAATGAGGTTAATCATTGTTTACACCAAATTAAAGAAGATTTCATAATCATTATCAAGACTAGCGTTCAGACAGGCACTATCCGTAGtttttttaaggtaaaaaaattaactcaggtttttaactttttgcgattatttaaaaaaataagttatttgacTCAATGTGGAATAAAAAGTTTGTTAGTAACCAACTTACTTTAGTCTTTTTCCATGAATATCGATGACAATGTGGCCGGAGGTTCGTTCAATAAGCATAAAACCATAGGCTGCGGCAGCATACGCCAATGCTTGTTCATCCGGTGATTCACCTTGGTAATCTAACAGCTTAACATCAGAATCAGGTGTGTCAACAACAAGAGGCACAATAGTATTGCAGGTTGCAAGTGCTAGAAAGAAATCATAAATCCTTTTTCCTTCCTCGTTTTCAACTGCACTTCTTGCCAATTTCAAAAGCTCTGGATTAACTTTCACTTTCATCTTTGGCTTCAACACTTTTCCATCAACTGAGACCATAAATAACAGAAAATAAACATGTTATTTCAACTATAAAAACTCATTAACCATGAATTCAGACATGATTAACCACAATTTTCAGGTGTTCAAATCTACATGTAGTTGAACACACGAAAATTATGGTTAAGCACGTCAAAATCCATGGTGAAGTTACATTGGTATTAAAATGTTTCAACACCTGATATATTCATTAACTATCTACCGAACATGATTATAAACAATACTAGATGCATTAAAGGCAATGTTCGAAAAAAAGTACTATAACATAATAataacacatatatatatatattagtaaaagaaaacaaaaagaaatcaATCTTACCTTGCACTGAGTATTCACCTTGCTCACCATCCATGTTGGCTTTTGTGGAACTGTAATCAACTCCCCAAATGCTAGCACATTGAAACTCCATCTTATTCTCAGTAAGTGTACCAGTTTTATCTGAGAACACATACTTAATTTGCCCCAAATCTTCATTAATATTCAAAGCCCTGCACTGAAATTTTGAATCAGTAGCCTCATCATACAACCGATGGTCTTCGATCATGAAATAGGCCTGGCCAACGCGAACAAGCTCAATAGAAATGTACAAAGCAATAGGAATCATGACTTGATAAACTATAACTGACATAAGGAATGTGAAAAAGATTTCCAATCCCCATCCATAGTACTTATAGTCGTCAACTTTCGGTTTCGAAAAATCAAGTTTCCTATAATAAGGCAACAAATTCAGCTCGTCCTTATGGCGCTTCAACCAAACCGCAGCACAAACCGATGTGATCGTACACAATGCAACAAGAAAAGAGGACAGCATAATGATTTCGTAATTCATCCGTGTCTCAAGCCTACTTCTCTTTGTTGGAGCTCCTGAACTGTTGAGCATAGCTTTGGTATCGCGGCCACAATAAACCGCGACACCAAGCGCCCAACTAGTATTTTTGAGCTCACATCCTCTAAGCACAATGTTGGTTGATCCAAGTGACAACTTCTTACCATCAATTTCCATATTCGCCATAAATCCATAGATATTCCTATTCGGTTTCTCGCACTTAATTAAACCAGTATACCTCGGCTGAACCTTTGAACCTGTCTCTTGTTTCGCGTACCGAGTCTTCAAATTAGACTCACCATCAAGATTAATAGTTTGCACATATGCAACACCAGTTGGATCACTAGTTGACAACAAAACAATATCACAAGGAATTGTttcatttgttttgatttttacaATCTCACCAACCCTAATATCCTTCCATTTCTTCTCTACGAAACTACCATCATTAATCAAAACTGATGCTAACCTGTTATTCTCAACTTTATCTGAATTGTGTCTCCTCCAATCCTCAAAAGCATCTTTCACACCGGTAACAAACAGAACGAAAGCTAATGGTAGAATCGAAACATATCTTCCGAAAACTGCAAGTTGAGGAAGCTGATTGAGAATAGCAATGATGAGAAAATATACATAAGCAACTCTATGAAACTGTTCAAACAAATTCCTTGGAATGAAAGTAAGGATTGAGTATTTAGCAGTTCTTATTGAATTTCCGAAAAATTCAAAACTCTCATTGGTTTTCTCAGGATCATTGATATAAACCAATCTTGCATCTTCATCTCTAAGTTCCCTTTGTGACATAGTCAATCCATCAGAATCACCACCACCTTTTGAACCATATCTCACAGTTACAGGCTTTTTTGATCCTGAATGGTTTAAACTATTGTTCCTCTTGCTAGAACTCATTGAATGAATTGACATGGCACTTTTacttgatgatgttgatgagttTGAAGAGGTTTTGTGATCAACTTGTTGACCATATTCAACACCAGAAAATGTTACTGTATTGCTTGAACTTGACTTTGATTTTGGTAGCTCAGGaaaaactggaattgttggaaaCTCTTGATCATTTGTTGTCCTTGGTGATTGTAACAAAAGTGGTCTCTTAGAATCCATGAACTTATAATCTGCTTCGTGCTCCGGGTTCCAACCTCAAGTCTGTTGCACTACGTTCTGAGGTATTGTCTGCTTTGAGAGTTTTGTCCTTAGTTAAAAGATGTCTCGGTTCGAAGATTCttcaaacatgttatatttATAGAAACActtgaaatttgaaagaaacAAAACTAGCCAAGAACTAGAAAGTTGCTACgaatgaatgaaatgaatgaTATGTGAGACAAAGGAACTTGGTTTTGAGGAAAAGAAAGAAGTTTTTGCAGCAGTTTTTGGAATGAATATTAAGAGAATGAAAGAATATAAagtatagaagaaaaaaaaagggtgtTGATAGTAATATTGGAGAAGAAAAAACGTGttgaagagagagagattaAGAAGGTCAAAGGTAGTAAGTCTATGGCGGGCAATGCAAGGAAATGGTGAACAAGTCATAATTGTGTGTCTAGAAACACTATtcacatatattaaaaaatttgattaacaaccttatgtttatttaattatttgtcttttattgatggaaaaaaataaatataaacttgTCGATAAGTTAGGGGTAGTTCAATCTCTATGAAGGTATTGGCTacaaaattatttcattgtAGAATCAAAAGATCTAAATGTGAATATATTCTTACATGTATTGAATTATCCTtacacaaatattaatatattattttaaaatattgttaaagaCTTGTTGATCTACATCCAAGTCCATGAAATAGAAGATAGAGATGTGTTAGaaaattatcattatcatattaaatacaattagttatgtatattaatagaatGGTAGGAAAAGTCTTTCCCATTGATTATTCAAATAATAGTTTGTCCCATTGTTTGTTCTAGAAAGTCTGCTAGCTGGGAagtttttcatattatttaattCATAGTCTTAGGTGTCTGATTTTGACTTGGGGGGATAATTTCACACAGATGAAATTATTCTTTGACTTAACTATATACTTGTAGGGTATTACAATCATGTACGGTAAATAATCAACTTTTATCACTAGTagagaattatatatatatatatatatatattcaacaaCAGAAAAACACTAATAACTTAATAGTATCTTACTATCTTAGTTAAGAGTATCACATCAAATCAAATGTGAAATCATGTAAGGATGAATTTCTGAGTAAAGAAAacgattattttttaagttattttttgtaataatgttattatttatttttgtaaatttagttcaattgataaataaattgaattttatatgtAAGATTGGAATATGAACACCAAACATCTCATCTATCTATATTAGAATGAAATTTTTAGTTACCagactactaaaaaaaatcttattatttTAAAGGGAAGGGTAATCTTTTGTGGAATTGGTTTGAGACTTTGTCACATACGTGGAGTGTCTACTTATGATTTTATTCGATGGTGCACTAATTCTATTGGTGGCATtacatttttgtctcaaaaacCAATAGGAAAGggaaatatattaattttatcaacGTTAGAGCCACTGTTAACAATAAGTTATCTAggtacaccaaaaaaaaattatctagaCTAAATTAATCCTTCAATAAGGcatatcactatttttttttctttgaaacaaGTCACATGAGTGCTCATTACAtgacttttttaattattttggtcaataaataataactatattattttaattgaaagCAGCCTTCACGTGCACTATTTTgatattgtaatttatttatttattgtagtatttttttagaaagtgtgaatatctttttcttttatcttcaaaaactaaaaaagaatattttaattgttagttATATCACCTGTAAAGTACTagtattatttaataataacatggattattaattaattatataaaatggGGTTTGTATTTGTTGTCTTCAATTATTGCACGAGAAATGACAACAGCGGGCTGCTGGTGGCCTGCTGCTGCATGCACTctcttttttctattttctaatGCCAATTTCTTTCTAATTTCTTCATTTTGTTTTCTATTATAGTAAATAAATCCAAATGAGActatacaaaaacaaaacatcaataCAAACTTACATAATACTATCaccattataattataatataatccCGAATCACAACATCaatcttttgaaatttatttataatactaCTCTATTGAGACACTTATTATGGGGTGTGGTTTCTCCGGTGTAAATTGCCTCCTATTTAATCTCAACCGCATGTTTTTCTATTGTTGTAAGCTGATTGtctaattaaaaaatgaatcaaCGGTTAAGATGAACAATTTAATCCTCTCATAAAAATCACACGCCGCTCCCCTTGTTATGAGACATAGAGTATAAATTCCCAACAAATCATGATTACATCTAAAATCCAAAGTAGTTAGTAGACATATAGAGGGAGTGAGTGTTACCTGcacattaaaattaatttttccatTATGCTAAATGATTGCTTCACTTATTAGCAAACAAAAGAATATTATCGCTTGACTTTGGTTCTTAAGTAATGGAGATTCTAGTAATTCGGAGAAATttggttgaaaaattattttacttaaGAATTGAATTCGAATTCTATCGAACAATTTGTCAATTGGTGAAATTTATTAACCATTTGAGTTATTATCATGATTACTTTCCTAAAGCTAATACACACATAGACTTCCATCATTCTTGTGAACAATATTTTCATCAAAAGGATAGATGTTCTTATGATAGAATCTTTAGAAAAGTAATCAtcaagataataatttttaaaaatgaaactcAAAATTGACattataaaatacaattttgaaaaaagaatacaaaaaaactactatagttGATAATTTCAatagtttaattataaaattctGTGTAGATTAAGTTGATGTAGGGGTATACCTTTCATGGGCTTGCAGAGCCCATTGCAGTGAGACGgatcaattttgtttttaggcCCTTTTTTGGTAAATGGTTTTGACTTTTCTCACTAGGCAAATTTGAAAAGCatgacaaaatttaaaatttcttcATAAACTATAAAGAGAGAagtaaaaataagagaaaaatagaaaagaccGAGAGATATTTGAATTGAAATGATccaaactataaaaaatataatagattaataaaatattaacaatataatAGTTGTTAGGTACATTGactttttccttttaaaaaaaatacattgacTTGAGTTCAAATCCCACTTTTTCTATTATGATCAATGTTATATCTGATGTAGGACGAAGAGAACAATCATCCCTCGTCCTAGTTTCTAAAAAAAGTATAAcagattaataaaatattaacaatataatactacctccgtttcaaattacttgacattttagaaaattttatttttttttaaattacttgtcgttttgataatttaaggttatattttgtctattataccctcttcttattttaaatctttttattgtattttttttttactacacTTCTTCgtataagtttgttttttttaaaaaaattggtacataacatattatatttattggaaagagaaagtgtatgcaaaaaaaaaatattggtgaattaaaataagggtataatagaaaaataaggtgcaaaaattattttttttctaaaacgtcaagtaatttgaaacggagggagtagttgttAGATACATTGActtgttccttaaaaaaaatatacattgaCTTGAATTCAAACTCCACTTTTTTCTATTGTGACCAAGGTTGTATATGAGGTAGGGCGAAGAGAACAATCGTCCTAGttcctaaaaaaaaagtttaaaatttgggcctaaacattttttattagggGTTCACTAAGCCCAGCAAAAAtaatataccaaaatttttatttttgtttgtcgCTTTTTATTCTCTCAGCGCAAATTTATTAGTTGATACAATGATACGTGACTATCAATAATCAAATTTTCTCTCTACATAGTCAAGTATCAAATTTTCTGTCGTACTACTCCCTTCATGCAAAAGATTTAGGACTAATTAAGTTGCAGGATTTAGGACTAAATAGGCTTACCcttaaattcttttttcttaagaataaaattttaaaaataaaattattcttaataaatttattactactatcaatttttttaattatgtgatTTAATATCTGTTCCTGTATATAAGGACATAGTGCATTTTATTGACACGTGTATGATTGATATAGCAACACATTGGTGAGGAAACAAACAAACTATTATTAATTGATTGATGGTTGTGTTGAATTTGCTACAAGAAAACTGAGAAGATAGAGTTTACTTCTTCTATACTGCTTTTCTTGTCAACCTGTTCTTACTCTTCTCAAATCTCAAGCAACTTTAATGGCAACTATTGTTGCAGAAGCAGTTCTATCAGCTTTTGTAGAAGTGTTGCTAGAAAAGATGATTTCTCATGAATTCATCAACTTCATTAGAACCAAAAAGCTTAATGTTTCACTCTTGGAAAACCTCAAAACAACACTCTTGAGTCTTCAATCAATACTaaatgatgctgaggagaaacaAATCACAAACCATGCTGTCAAACAATGGTTAGAAAATCTCAGAGATGTTGTCTTTGAAGCTGATGATTTGTTTGACAAAATCAACACAGAAGCTATAAGATGCAAAGTTGAAGCTGAATATCAACAAGGTAAAACAGTATGTAATAAGGTGAAAAGCATTTTTTCTTCTAGTTTTTATGGAGTGATAAATTCTGAAATGCAAACACTTTTTGAAAGATTGGAACACTTTGCACAAAAGGGACATGTTCTAGGATTGAAAGAAAGTGTTTCATGCAGTGTGTGGCATAGAACTCCTACAAGTTCTGTTGTAGATGAAAGTACTATATATGGAAGAGATTGTGATAGAAAAAAGCTTAAAGATTTTTTACTGTCAGAAAATGCTAGTGATTGTGGTAAAGAAATAGGAGTAATTTCCATTGTTGGTATGGGAGGGATTGGTAAAACAACTCTTGCAAAACTGCTTTACAATGATTCAGAAGTTAAGGAGAAGTTTGACTTGAAAGGTTGGGCATATATATCGAAAGATTTTGATATTGTTCAAGTCACTAAAACGCTTGTCGAATCTGTTACTTCAAAAACAATTGATACCAATAACATGAATACTTCACATACTGAATTTGTCACCACGAAAAATACCGATACAAATGATTTGAATACTCTACAAGTGCAATTGCAGCAAAGTTTAAGCCATAAGAAGTTTTTGATTGTATTGGATGACATATGGGATCGACGCTATATTGATTGGAACAATCTCAAGGACATCTTTAATGCCGGCAAAATAGGAAGTAAGATCATCATCACAACAAGAGATGAGAGAGTTGCACTAGCAGTGCAAACCTTTCTTCCGATTCACTATTTGACACCTCTAGGGAGTGACGAGTGCTGGTCTTTACTTGCAAAACATGCATTTGGAGCATGTAATTTTCAGCAACGGTCCAACCTAGAAGTGATTGGCAAAGAAATCGCTAAGAAATGTGATGGCTTACCACTAGCTGCGGTAGCACTTGGGGGTCTTCTTCGCACTAAATCGTCAGAGGATGACTGGAATGATGTACTAAAAAGTAATGTTTGGAGCTTAGAAAATGTTGAGGTACAACCAGCACTGTTATTAAGCTATCATTATCTTCCAGCTTTTTTAAAACGATGCTTTGCTTATTGTTCGATTTTTCCAAAGAGCTCCAGGTTGGGAAAAAAGACGATGGTCGAGTTGTGGATTGCAGAAGGCTTAGTGCATCAGTCCAAAAGTCAGAAAAGTTGG
This portion of the Trifolium pratense cultivar HEN17-A07 linkage group LG3, ARS_RC_1.1, whole genome shotgun sequence genome encodes:
- the LOC123916846 gene encoding phospholipid-transporting ATPase 1-like yields the protein MDSKRPLLLQSPRTTNDQEFPTIPVFPELPKSKSSSSNTVTFSGVEYGQQVDHKTSSNSSTSSSKSAMSIHSMSSSKRNNSLNHSGSKKPVTVRYGSKGGGDSDGLTMSQRELRDEDARLVYINDPEKTNESFEFFGNSIRTAKYSILTFIPRNLFEQFHRVAYVYFLIIAILNQLPQLAVFGRYVSILPLAFVLFVTGVKDAFEDWRRHNSDKVENNRLASVLINDGSFVEKKWKDIRVGEIVKIKTNETIPCDIVLLSTSDPTGVAYVQTINLDGESNLKTRYAKQETGSKVQPRYTGLIKCEKPNRNIYGFMANMEIDGKKLSLGSTNIVLRGCELKNTSWALGVAVYCGRDTKAMLNSSGAPTKRSRLETRMNYEIIMLSSFLVALCTITSVCAAVWLKRHKDELNLLPYYRKLDFSKPKVDDYKYYGWGLEIFFTFLMSVIVYQVMIPIALYISIELVRVGQAYFMIEDHRLYDEATDSKFQCRALNINEDLGQIKYVFSDKTGTLTENKMEFQCASIWGVDYSSTKANMDGEQGEYSVQVDGKVLKPKMKVKVNPELLKLARSAVENEEGKRIYDFFLALATCNTIVPLVVDTPDSDVKLLDYQGESPDEQALAYAAAAYGFMLIERTSGHIVIDIHGKRLKFNVLGLHEFDSDRKRMSVILGYPDSSVKLFVKGADTTMFNVIDKSYNMDLIKSTETHLHSYSSLGLRTLVIGMKELNTSEFEEWHAAYEAASTAVFGRAALLKKISNNVESNVCILGASAIEDKLQQGVPEAIESLRAAGIKVWVLTGDKQETAISIGFSSKLLTRNMTQVIINSNNRVSCRKNLKDALERSRKLMSTFGVGNNDGAVANQIALIIDGGSLVHILDSEHEEELFQLASLCSVVLCCRVAPLQKAGIVSLVKNRTSDMTLAIGDGANDVSMIQMADVGVGISGQEGRQAVMSSDFAMGQFRFLVPLLLIHGHWNYQRLGYMILYNFYRNAVLVLVLFWYVLYTAFTLTTAINEWSSTLYSIIYSALPTIIVGILDKDLGRSTLLKFPQLYSAGQRDEAYNKKLFLLTMADTLWQSMVIFWPPLFAYWKSTIDVASIGDLWTIATVILVNLHLAMDVVRWYWVTHAVIWGSIVATFISVMIIDAIPQLPGYWAFFHVSSSGLFWALLLGIVIAALLPRLVVKFIYEYYFPSDIQISREAEKIKQYQRVAENGQIEMLPISDQQQHR